The Sinomicrobium kalidii genome contains a region encoding:
- a CDS encoding DoxX family protein codes for MNREQRKDIALLFIRIVFGIRLIYGVSDNIIHWDRMLEFRDFIASIGFPLPLLCAVVSVYAQFFAGISWISGYKVRVFSLLTILNFIVAIIGAHLLQGDTYMNTAPAIHLLAVAFLIYFVHAGRYSVDNYLEEKRKKADISPKDS; via the coding sequence ATGAACCGGGAACAACGAAAGGACATTGCACTGCTGTTTATACGGATCGTCTTTGGAATACGGCTGATCTACGGTGTATCGGACAATATCATACACTGGGACAGGATGCTTGAGTTCAGGGATTTTATTGCATCCATCGGTTTTCCGTTACCGCTTTTATGTGCCGTGGTTTCCGTGTACGCTCAGTTCTTTGCCGGGATAAGCTGGATTTCAGGTTATAAAGTAAGGGTTTTCAGCCTGCTTACGATCCTTAATTTTATCGTTGCCATTATCGGGGCACACCTCTTACAAGGCGATACTTATATGAATACGGCGCCCGCAATTCATTTGCTCGCCGTGGCTTTTCTGATATATTTCGTACATGCCGGGAGGTATTCTGTCGATAACTACCTGGAAGAAAAAAGAAAGAAAGCGGATATTTCTCCAAAAGATTCATAA
- a CDS encoding gluconate 5-dehydrogenase, producing MDLFSLKNKRAMITGGTHGLGMAMAEGLGEAGAELVITGTTPSKLEKALEHYTSKGYKASGYIFDVTDEKAAAENVKKIEKEQGQIDILVNNAGIIKRELALDMEVEDFRRVIDVDLVGPFIMSRLVAKGMVERKAGKIINICSMMSELGRNNVSAYAAAKGGLKMLTRNLATEWAKYNIQVNGIGPGYFATSQTAPIRVDGNPFNEFIINRTPTGRWGNPEDLAGTAVFLASKASDFVNGQIVYVDGGILATIGKPMNEK from the coding sequence ATGGATTTATTCAGTTTAAAAAATAAACGTGCAATGATCACCGGGGGAACGCACGGCCTTGGAATGGCCATGGCAGAAGGCCTCGGTGAAGCAGGAGCGGAGCTGGTCATTACCGGTACAACACCATCCAAACTGGAAAAGGCCCTGGAGCATTATACTTCCAAAGGATATAAGGCTTCGGGATACATTTTTGATGTTACCGATGAAAAAGCGGCGGCCGAAAATGTCAAAAAAATAGAAAAGGAACAGGGACAGATCGATATTCTGGTGAACAATGCCGGGATAATCAAAAGGGAACTGGCCCTGGATATGGAGGTTGAAGATTTTCGAAGGGTGATTGATGTGGACCTGGTAGGCCCTTTTATCATGAGCAGGCTGGTAGCAAAAGGGATGGTAGAGCGAAAGGCCGGGAAGATCATCAACATCTGTTCCATGATGAGCGAACTCGGGCGTAACAATGTCAGTGCCTATGCCGCAGCCAAGGGAGGACTGAAAATGCTGACCAGGAACCTGGCAACAGAATGGGCGAAGTACAATATCCAGGTGAATGGTATAGGGCCCGGTTATTTTGCTACATCGCAAACAGCGCCCATAAGGGTGGATGGCAATCCTTTTAACGAATTTATTATCAACCGTACGCCTACGGGGAGATGGGGGAATCCGGAAGACCTTGCCGGTACAGCGGTGTTCCTCGCCTCGAAAGCCAGCGATTTTGTCAACGGGCAGATCGTTTATGTCGATGGCGGAATACTGGCTACCATAGGTAAGCCGATGAACGAGAAATAA
- a CDS encoding FAD:protein FMN transferase, with amino-acid sequence MMEFRKSFRTLIALTLLSLGVTGCNSVSPQKAVTIHGEAQGSTYSIKYISDKEEDLKPAVDSILDAIDMSMSTYKPDSDISRINAGDSTVVVDENFRKVFLGSQKIWKESGGSYDPTIGTLVRAWGFGPDHHRIALDSSKVDSLLQYCGFDKVALTSENTIRKENKNIYFDFNSIAQGYTVDVIAGFFLGKGIRNFIVEVGGELVAHGRNTEKEKDWVIAIDDPLQGMEGRSFIAKINLKDMGMATSGNYRKTVTDSITGEKYVHIVDPKTGFTKKGNVLSTTVLAKTCMEADAYATTFMVMDLEESKEFLKTKPDIHAFILYMDENNEMQKYMTEGFKSLILE; translated from the coding sequence ATGATGGAATTCAGGAAATCATTTAGAACGCTGATTGCTTTAACACTGTTGAGTCTGGGAGTTACGGGTTGTAATTCCGTATCCCCTCAAAAGGCTGTTACCATTCACGGGGAAGCCCAGGGAAGCACTTACAGTATTAAGTATATTTCTGATAAGGAAGAAGACCTGAAACCGGCTGTAGATTCCATACTCGATGCCATAGATATGTCGATGTCGACATACAAACCGGATTCCGACATTTCCCGTATCAATGCGGGAGACAGTACCGTGGTGGTCGATGAGAACTTTCGTAAGGTTTTTCTCGGTTCACAAAAAATCTGGAAAGAATCCGGTGGGAGTTACGACCCTACTATCGGTACGCTGGTAAGGGCCTGGGGGTTTGGTCCGGATCATCATCGCATTGCTTTGGACAGCAGTAAAGTGGACAGCCTGTTGCAGTATTGCGGATTCGACAAGGTGGCCCTGACATCGGAAAATACCATCCGAAAGGAAAACAAAAACATATATTTTGATTTTAACTCCATAGCCCAGGGATATACCGTTGATGTTATTGCCGGTTTTTTCCTGGGCAAGGGTATTCGGAATTTTATCGTGGAAGTAGGAGGAGAACTCGTTGCGCACGGAAGGAATACCGAAAAAGAAAAGGACTGGGTAATTGCCATTGACGATCCGTTACAGGGTATGGAAGGACGTTCTTTTATAGCCAAGATCAACCTTAAAGATATGGGCATGGCCACTTCAGGAAATTACCGCAAGACCGTCACGGATTCCATCACGGGGGAAAAATATGTGCATATCGTAGACCCCAAGACGGGATTCACCAAAAAGGGCAACGTGTTGAGTACGACCGTACTGGCCAAAACCTGTATGGAAGCCGATGCCTATGCGACCACTTTTATGGTGATGGACCTGGAAGAATCGAAAGAGTTCTTAAAGACCAAACCGGATATACACGCCTTTATCCTGTATATGGACGAAAACAACGAAATGCAAAAGTATATGACCGAAGGCTTTAAATCGCTGATACTGGAATAG
- a CDS encoding PPK2 family polyphosphate kinase — MEKIKSSDYRVTRPVRLKEIPTLNMLDASEKDLEKQLAKERKKLAKFQNRMYAHGKYGVLICIQGMDTAGKDSLIREVFKDLNARGVVVHSFKTPSALELRHDYLWRHYVALPERGKFSVFNRTHYENVLVTRVHPEYILNENIPGIESVDDIGPVFWDKRFEQINNFEKHAAENGTIIFKFFLHLSKEEQRHRLLRRLNKENKNWKFSSADLEERKLWDDYQQCYEEAINLTSTAHAPWYVIPADSKEACRLILADILYDELKEYKEVKEPELDEKTKAHLEDYKKQLQAE; from the coding sequence ATGGAAAAAATCAAGTCTTCGGATTACAGGGTGACCCGACCGGTCAGATTAAAGGAAATACCAACGCTGAACATGCTGGACGCCTCCGAAAAAGACCTGGAAAAGCAACTGGCCAAAGAACGGAAAAAACTGGCGAAGTTCCAGAACAGGATGTATGCCCATGGCAAATACGGGGTGTTGATCTGCATACAGGGCATGGATACAGCCGGAAAAGACAGTCTTATCCGTGAGGTTTTTAAAGACCTCAATGCGCGCGGGGTTGTGGTACACAGCTTTAAAACACCGTCGGCACTTGAATTGCGGCACGATTACCTGTGGAGACACTATGTTGCGTTACCCGAACGGGGCAAATTCAGTGTGTTTAACCGTACCCACTACGAAAATGTACTGGTGACCCGGGTACACCCCGAATACATACTGAATGAAAATATTCCGGGTATAGAAAGTGTGGACGACATAGGCCCGGTGTTCTGGGATAAACGGTTCGAACAGATCAATAATTTTGAAAAACACGCTGCGGAAAACGGTACCATCATATTCAAGTTTTTTCTGCACCTGTCCAAAGAAGAGCAGCGGCATCGCTTACTCAGGCGGCTCAACAAGGAAAACAAGAACTGGAAGTTTTCTTCTGCCGACCTGGAAGAACGCAAACTCTGGGACGATTACCAGCAGTGTTATGAAGAAGCCATAAATCTGACATCCACTGCCCATGCACCCTGGTATGTAATTCCGGCAGACAGCAAGGAGGCGTGCAGGTTGATCCTGGCAGACATACTGTATGACGAGCTCAAGGAATACAAAGAGGTAAAAGAACCCGAACTGGACGAAAAAACAAAGGCACATTTGGAAGACTATAAAAAACAGTTGCAGGCAGAATAG
- a CDS encoding DinB family protein yields the protein MQNIFEAQYEQVRQSREVLFQYCNTISQKDFIRESSSFGRGSIRNLLVHTGNTYEFWIGKQALQRDGEFMPYASVTTISELYTYYDRIDELVHEFLHRFASHLTGEIPVHIDDTTRNIAPLQLFTHVITHEFHHKGQVLSLSRHLGYTPVDTDIIR from the coding sequence ATGCAAAATATATTTGAAGCACAATATGAACAGGTCAGGCAATCCCGCGAAGTTTTATTTCAATATTGTAATACCATATCCCAAAAGGATTTTATCAGGGAAAGCAGTTCCTTTGGCCGGGGAAGTATACGAAACCTGCTGGTACACACCGGAAATACATATGAATTCTGGATCGGGAAACAGGCCCTGCAACGCGACGGTGAATTTATGCCTTATGCTTCGGTAACTACAATAAGTGAATTGTATACTTACTATGACCGGATAGATGAACTCGTCCATGAATTTCTGCATCGTTTTGCATCTCACCTTACCGGGGAAATTCCCGTACATATAGATGATACCACCCGGAACATTGCGCCTTTACAACTTTTTACTCATGTCATCACCCATGAGTTTCATCATAAGGGACAGGTATTATCGCTCAGCCGCCATCTGGGATATACTCCCGTGGATACCGATATCATCCGTTGA
- a CDS encoding Na(+)-translocating NADH-quinone reductase subunit F translates to MEILNEQELHNLAMNVVGKDLEAKGFEFLAVNSQLKKDPQFVCLKNKKLHFVVVKAVLYPENPKKYDVVFMETIKEHALKFKARTYYAGVGIASADNYEKPVRKDRKYIVNYDGIQEII, encoded by the coding sequence ATGGAAATTCTGAATGAACAGGAATTGCATAATCTCGCCATGAATGTTGTCGGGAAAGACCTGGAAGCAAAAGGGTTTGAGTTTCTCGCCGTAAACAGTCAGCTCAAAAAAGACCCCCAATTTGTGTGCCTCAAAAACAAAAAGTTACATTTTGTGGTGGTAAAGGCAGTGCTTTATCCGGAAAATCCGAAAAAATACGATGTGGTGTTTATGGAAACCATAAAGGAACATGCCCTGAAATTCAAAGCGAGAACGTATTATGCCGGTGTGGGTATAGCCAGTGCGGACAATTATGAAAAACCGGTGCGGAAAGACCGGAAATATATAGTAAATTATGATGGAATTCAGGAAATCATTTAG
- the map gene encoding type I methionyl aminopeptidase encodes MIHIKSPEQIELMRESALIVSKTLGMLAGEIKPGVTTIQLDKLAEQFIRDHRAKPGFLGLYDCPSTLLTSVNMAVVHGLPTDTPLKEGDIVSIDCGALMNGFYGDHAYTFEIGEVAPETKKLLEVTKESLYVGIREFRTGNRVGDVGYAIQQYCEKHGYGVVRELVGHGLGEKMHEDPEMPNYGKRGRGKKFAEGMVVAIEPMINMGTQRIKQLKDGWTIVTADGKPSAHFEHDVALVDGKPELLSTFAYIYEALGIKSDEENEFRKEALVL; translated from the coding sequence ATGATACATATAAAATCGCCGGAGCAGATTGAATTAATGCGGGAAAGCGCCCTGATCGTATCCAAAACCCTGGGTATGCTGGCCGGGGAAATTAAACCCGGCGTTACTACCATACAACTTGACAAACTCGCCGAACAATTCATAAGGGATCACAGGGCCAAGCCCGGATTTTTAGGATTGTACGACTGCCCTTCCACCCTGCTTACAAGTGTTAATATGGCCGTGGTTCATGGCCTTCCGACCGACACGCCCCTAAAAGAAGGGGATATCGTATCTATAGATTGCGGGGCCTTAATGAACGGGTTTTACGGAGATCACGCCTATACCTTCGAAATCGGTGAAGTAGCCCCCGAAACCAAAAAGCTTCTGGAAGTGACCAAGGAATCACTGTATGTGGGTATCAGGGAATTCAGGACAGGTAACCGCGTGGGCGATGTTGGTTACGCCATCCAGCAATATTGTGAAAAACACGGTTATGGTGTGGTGAGAGAACTGGTAGGGCACGGCCTGGGCGAAAAAATGCACGAAGATCCCGAAATGCCCAACTACGGAAAAAGGGGGCGCGGTAAAAAATTCGCGGAAGGAATGGTTGTTGCCATAGAACCCATGATAAACATGGGAACGCAAAGGATCAAACAGCTAAAAGACGGCTGGACCATTGTGACCGCCGACGGCAAACCCAGTGCGCATTTTGAGCACGACGTAGCCCTTGTAGACGGCAAACCCGAGTTGCTTTCCACATTTGCCTATATCTATGAAGCCCTGGGAATCAAAAGCGACGAAGAAAACGAGTTCAGAAAAGAAGCCCTGGTATTGTAA
- a CDS encoding M20/M25/M40 family metallo-hydrolase, with protein MKKLLLLVFLCTGLSLVAQTDDEKQLKAIYNTALLDARGYDWLEYLSNQIGGRLSGSLNAEMAVKYTKKQLDSLGLDKVWLQPVMVPKWVRGIPEVAYIETAPGKTTNVPVCALGGSVPTPAGGVKAQVVEVKGIDELKKLGREKIEGKIVFYNRPMQADLISTFEAYGGCVDQRYAGAMEAAEFGAVGTIVRSMNLRLDDYPHAGSMSYGDLPAAQRIPAAAISTNGAELLSGMLALNPDIRFYFKQTCRQFEDVKSYNVIGEITGSEHPDEVMVVGGHLDSWDLGDGAHDDGAGCVQSMEVLRLLKKTGYTPRHTIRVVLFMNEENGLRGGNKYAEEAKAKNEKHLFALESDAGGFTPRGFTFECNDGDFARIESWKPLFEPYLIHLFEKGYSGADIRPLAGDDIILAGLMPDSQRYFDHHHAANDTFEHVNKRELQLGAATMAALVYLVDKYM; from the coding sequence ATGAAAAAATTGCTTCTCCTCGTTTTTCTATGTACCGGACTTTCCCTTGTTGCACAAACCGATGATGAAAAACAGTTAAAGGCCATTTACAATACGGCTTTACTGGATGCCAGGGGCTACGACTGGCTCGAATACCTCTCCAATCAGATCGGAGGGAGGCTGTCCGGTTCGCTGAACGCCGAAATGGCGGTAAAATACACCAAAAAACAACTCGATTCCCTCGGACTGGACAAAGTATGGTTGCAACCGGTAATGGTGCCTAAATGGGTAAGAGGGATTCCCGAGGTGGCCTATATAGAAACGGCTCCCGGCAAAACCACTAACGTGCCCGTTTGTGCCCTTGGCGGCTCGGTGCCTACTCCTGCCGGAGGTGTCAAGGCGCAAGTTGTGGAAGTGAAAGGCATAGATGAACTGAAAAAACTGGGAAGAGAAAAAATAGAAGGGAAAATCGTGTTCTATAACAGGCCCATGCAGGCCGATCTCATTAGTACTTTTGAAGCGTACGGCGGTTGTGTAGACCAGCGTTATGCCGGGGCCATGGAAGCGGCTGAGTTTGGAGCGGTAGGAACCATAGTCCGCTCCATGAACCTGCGCCTGGACGATTACCCGCATGCGGGCTCCATGAGTTACGGGGACCTTCCGGCGGCACAACGGATTCCTGCGGCGGCCATCAGTACCAACGGAGCCGAACTGCTGAGCGGTATGCTGGCCCTGAATCCGGATATCCGTTTTTATTTTAAACAGACCTGCAGGCAGTTTGAGGACGTAAAGTCCTATAATGTCATCGGGGAGATCACCGGAAGTGAACACCCTGATGAAGTTATGGTCGTAGGGGGGCATCTGGATTCATGGGACCTGGGCGACGGGGCACATGATGACGGTGCGGGCTGTGTACAGAGCATGGAAGTACTCCGGTTATTGAAGAAAACCGGCTATACGCCCAGACACACCATCCGGGTAGTGCTGTTCATGAACGAAGAGAACGGCCTCCGGGGCGGGAACAAATATGCCGAAGAAGCGAAGGCAAAAAATGAAAAACACCTGTTTGCCCTGGAAAGTGATGCCGGCGGATTTACCCCGCGCGGTTTTACTTTTGAGTGTAACGATGGGGATTTTGCCAGGATAGAAAGCTGGAAACCGCTGTTTGAACCCTACCTGATACACCTTTTTGAAAAAGGCTACAGCGGGGCAGATATCAGACCGCTGGCGGGAGATGATATCATCCTGGCCGGACTTATGCCCGATTCCCAACGGTATTTTGACCACCACCATGCTGCCAACGATACTTTTGAACACGTAAACAAACGCGAATTGCAACTGGGGGCGGCAACCATGGCTGCCCTTGTCTATTTGGTGGATAAATATATGTAA
- a CDS encoding sugar kinase — MNETVTFGEVLMRLSPEGNKKISQSNRLEFYFGGTEMNVGASLAYFGNEVKHVTCVSDDIVGEAAISTMKRYGLDTGSVVKCNAPLGLYFLEVGAVMRSSTIAYNRAHSAFSGITPGMVDWKEVLAGSDWFHWTGITPAISEGAWRTLEEGLKQARKNGMNVTADPTYRKDLWNYGKDARKILAGLLEHSTIFIGGVNEINEILGTDHSGDKDGFVKAAKELLNRVPSLTKVFDKVRNGGNASCQKISARAWNGKEYLETEALEITHVVDRIGTGDAYAAGLLYGLQHFDDEKAITFANAACALKHTIAGDVNLVSADEVMQVAEGHISGRIKR; from the coding sequence ATGAACGAAACGGTTACTTTCGGAGAAGTGCTGATGCGCCTTTCCCCGGAAGGAAATAAAAAGATAAGCCAGAGCAACAGGCTGGAGTTTTACTTCGGGGGAACGGAGATGAACGTCGGGGCCTCACTGGCGTATTTCGGCAACGAAGTAAAGCACGTGACCTGTGTTTCGGACGATATTGTCGGGGAAGCCGCCATAAGTACCATGAAAAGGTATGGCCTGGATACGGGGAGTGTTGTAAAATGCAATGCCCCGCTGGGATTGTATTTCCTGGAAGTGGGAGCTGTTATGCGGTCCAGTACCATTGCCTATAACCGGGCGCATTCTGCCTTTTCGGGGATCACTCCCGGTATGGTAGACTGGAAAGAGGTGCTGGCAGGCAGCGACTGGTTCCACTGGACGGGAATAACCCCGGCGATATCCGAAGGGGCCTGGCGTACCCTGGAAGAAGGGCTGAAACAGGCCCGGAAGAACGGTATGAACGTAACGGCCGACCCTACCTACAGGAAGGACCTGTGGAACTATGGAAAAGATGCCCGGAAAATACTGGCCGGATTACTGGAACATTCCACCATTTTTATTGGCGGGGTGAATGAGATCAATGAAATACTGGGAACGGATCATTCCGGGGACAAAGACGGTTTTGTGAAGGCGGCAAAAGAATTGTTAAACAGGGTTCCGTCGCTGACAAAGGTTTTTGACAAGGTGAGGAACGGCGGAAATGCTTCATGCCAGAAGATCAGTGCAAGGGCCTGGAACGGAAAGGAATATCTGGAAACCGAAGCCCTGGAAATTACACACGTAGTAGACAGGATAGGTACGGGAGATGCTTATGCAGCCGGACTCCTGTATGGATTACAGCATTTTGACGACGAAAAGGCCATAACATTTGCCAATGCCGCCTGTGCCCTCAAACACACCATAGCAGGTGATGTCAATTTGGTTTCGGCAGATGAAGTAATGCAGGTTGCCGAGGGCCATATTTCCGGAAGAATAAAAAGATGA
- a CDS encoding class I SAM-dependent methyltransferase encodes MKKLFKIILNLVPRPLLIRLSYWVKPLFAFALRGNTYTDPIDGKSYRSFLPYGYEKQRENVLAPGTLSLERHRLLWLYLKNETDFFTAPKKVLHFAPEQAFYKRFRKLRNLDYTTTDLESPLADVKADICNLPFEDNSFDFILCNHVLEHIPDDTRAMRELYRILKPGGTGIFQIPQELNREKTFEDDSITDPKERAAIFGQYDHVRIYGRDYFSKLRDIGFTVNEVDYTRQLPPEQVKRHVLAEGEIIPVCYK; translated from the coding sequence ATGAAAAAGCTGTTCAAGATCATACTAAACCTTGTTCCGAGGCCTTTGCTGATCCGGTTGAGTTATTGGGTAAAACCTTTATTTGCCTTTGCCCTGCGGGGGAACACATATACCGACCCTATTGACGGCAAGAGTTATCGATCGTTTTTGCCCTACGGGTATGAAAAACAACGCGAAAATGTACTGGCCCCCGGGACCCTGTCACTGGAAAGGCACCGGCTTTTATGGCTGTACCTGAAAAACGAAACGGATTTCTTTACCGCACCGAAGAAAGTACTGCACTTTGCCCCTGAACAGGCTTTTTACAAGCGCTTCAGGAAACTGCGAAACCTGGATTATACGACCACCGACCTGGAATCGCCCCTGGCAGATGTAAAGGCAGATATCTGTAACCTGCCCTTTGAAGACAACAGTTTTGACTTCATCCTCTGCAACCATGTCCTGGAACATATTCCTGACGACACCAGGGCGATGCGGGAATTATACCGCATACTGAAACCGGGCGGGACCGGAATTTTCCAGATCCCACAGGAACTGAACAGGGAAAAGACCTTTGAAGACGATTCCATTACCGACCCCAAGGAAAGGGCTGCCATTTTCGGCCAGTATGACCATGTGCGGATATATGGCAGGGACTATTTCAGCAAATTAAGGGATATCGGCTTTACGGTAAACGAAGTGGACTACACCAGGCAGCTCCCCCCGGAACAGGTAAAACGCCATGTCCTGGCCGAAGGAGAAATTATCCCGGTATGTTATAAGTAG
- the uxaC gene encoding glucuronate isomerase gives MSFINDESFLLNNKYAQELYFNYAEKQPIIDYHCHLPPEQIAGDKVFENLTQIWIYGDHYKWRAMRTLGIDEKYITGNGTDEEKFRAWAKTVPYTLRNPLYQWTHLELKRYFGVETLLSEKTADEVYREVNQKLNTPEYSCRNLLKNMNVEVVCTTEDPTDSLEHHKALAGSGYEEVKMTTSFRPDKAIMIADEGFNDYMAKLGEAAGMSVESFDDLRDALKKRVQYFHDNGSRVSDHGLEQIYSEDYTEAEVKAIFEKRKKGKTVTDQEALKFQSAVLEFLSETYCEYGWVQQFHLGALRNNNSRMNALLGPDTGWDSIGDFPQSIALSRFLNKLDSRDKLTKTILYNLNPADNEVMATMIGNFNDGSVKGKVQFGSGWWFLDQKDGMTKQMNALSNMGLISCFVGMLTDSRSFLSFPRHEYFRRLLCNLFGEEIQNGELPADMEWIGKIISDICYNNANEYFGF, from the coding sequence ATGAGTTTTATTAACGACGAGAGCTTTCTGCTGAACAACAAGTACGCGCAGGAATTGTATTTCAATTATGCCGAAAAGCAGCCCATTATCGACTATCACTGTCATTTACCGCCGGAGCAGATTGCCGGGGACAAGGTTTTTGAGAATCTTACACAGATATGGATCTACGGTGATCATTACAAGTGGCGGGCCATGCGTACCCTGGGAATAGATGAAAAGTACATTACCGGCAACGGTACGGATGAAGAAAAGTTCCGTGCCTGGGCAAAGACCGTGCCTTACACCCTGCGCAATCCGTTATATCAGTGGACACACCTTGAACTCAAAAGGTATTTTGGCGTAGAGACCCTGCTCAGTGAAAAAACAGCAGATGAGGTGTACCGGGAAGTCAATCAAAAACTGAATACTCCGGAATACAGTTGCCGTAACCTGCTGAAAAACATGAACGTGGAAGTGGTGTGCACTACCGAAGACCCCACAGATTCCCTGGAGCACCATAAAGCATTGGCAGGCAGCGGTTATGAAGAAGTGAAAATGACGACTTCCTTCCGTCCCGACAAGGCTATTATGATCGCCGACGAAGGGTTTAATGATTATATGGCAAAACTGGGCGAGGCGGCCGGAATGTCCGTTGAAAGCTTTGACGACCTCCGCGATGCACTGAAAAAACGGGTGCAGTATTTCCACGACAACGGCAGCAGGGTATCGGACCACGGCCTGGAACAAATATACAGCGAAGATTATACCGAAGCGGAAGTAAAAGCTATATTTGAAAAGCGTAAGAAGGGAAAAACGGTTACAGATCAGGAAGCGCTGAAGTTCCAGAGTGCAGTGTTGGAATTCCTGTCCGAAACCTATTGCGAATACGGTTGGGTACAGCAGTTTCACCTCGGGGCCCTGAGGAACAACAATAGCAGGATGAACGCCTTGTTAGGACCCGACACCGGATGGGATTCTATCGGTGATTTTCCGCAATCGATAGCGTTGTCCCGTTTTTTGAATAAATTAGACAGCAGAGACAAGCTGACAAAGACCATCCTGTACAACCTGAATCCCGCCGATAATGAAGTTATGGCAACAATGATAGGGAACTTTAATGACGGTAGCGTTAAAGGGAAAGTGCAGTTCGGTTCCGGATGGTGGTTCCTCGATCAGAAGGACGGGATGACCAAACAAATGAATGCACTTTCAAACATGGGGCTTATCAGTTGTTTTGTCGGGATGCTTACGGATTCAAGGAGTTTCCTTTCTTTCCCGAGACATGAATATTTCAGGCGGTTGTTGTGCAACCTCTTCGGTGAAGAAATACAAAACGGGGAGTTGCCGGCCGATATGGAGTGGATCGGAAAGATCATATCGGATATTTGCTATAATAACGCAAACGAATATTTCGGATTTTAA
- the kduI gene encoding 5-dehydro-4-deoxy-D-glucuronate isomerase, which translates to MTTSEFRYAANPKDVKKYDTQELRNEFLIDPVFREDEIKLTYSMYDRYIVGGAMPVKKDLVLETIPYLKSENFLDRREMGVINVGAIGKVLVDGVEYTLDKKEALYIGKESKEVVFSASGEGQPFFYINSAPAHQKFPTKKVGRDDAEIIHLGEDKSANKRVLNKLIVNSIVETCQLQMGLTELVEGNIWNTMPVHTHERRMEAYFYFDLEEGQTVCHFMGQPQETRHIFMQNHQAVLSPEWSIHSGAGTSNYTFIWGMAGENLDYGDMDVCPPNEMK; encoded by the coding sequence ATGACGACATCAGAATTCAGATATGCGGCCAATCCGAAGGACGTAAAGAAGTATGACACACAGGAACTGAGAAATGAATTTCTTATTGATCCCGTATTCCGGGAAGATGAGATCAAGCTAACCTATTCCATGTACGACAGGTACATTGTAGGTGGCGCCATGCCGGTAAAGAAAGACCTCGTTCTGGAAACCATACCTTACCTGAAATCCGAAAATTTCCTGGACCGCCGGGAAATGGGAGTTATTAATGTCGGCGCGATCGGGAAGGTCCTGGTAGACGGGGTGGAATATACGCTCGATAAGAAAGAAGCGCTTTATATCGGTAAGGAGAGTAAGGAAGTGGTCTTTTCCGCTTCGGGCGAAGGACAGCCGTTTTTTTACATCAATTCCGCACCTGCACACCAGAAATTTCCAACTAAAAAAGTAGGCAGGGATGATGCGGAGATCATTCACCTCGGGGAAGATAAATCAGCCAATAAACGGGTGCTGAACAAACTTATCGTAAACAGCATCGTGGAAACCTGCCAGTTGCAAATGGGGCTTACCGAACTTGTGGAAGGAAACATCTGGAATACCATGCCGGTACATACGCATGAAAGACGTATGGAGGCCTATTTCTATTTTGACCTGGAAGAAGGGCAGACCGTTTGCCACTTTATGGGGCAACCGCAGGAAACCCGGCATATTTTTATGCAGAATCACCAGGCGGTGCTTTCACCGGAATGGTCCATACACTCCGGGGCGGGAACGTCAAATTATACTTTTATTTGGGGAATGGCCGGGGAAAACCTGGACTATGGGGACATGGATGTTTGCCCTCCGAATGAAATGAAATAA